A section of the Sphingomonas ginsenosidivorax genome encodes:
- a CDS encoding ATP synthase F1 subunit epsilon — MLHFELVTPEKLVRSEEVYMVVVPGTEGDFGVLEGHAPFMSTVRDGALQLFRTQGGAAETIAIRGGFAEVNAAGLTVLAESAG, encoded by the coding sequence ATGCTGCACTTCGAACTCGTCACGCCAGAAAAGCTCGTCCGGTCGGAGGAGGTCTACATGGTCGTCGTCCCCGGCACCGAAGGCGATTTCGGCGTGCTGGAGGGGCATGCGCCGTTCATGTCTACGGTCCGCGACGGCGCGCTGCAGCTGTTCCGCACGCAGGGCGGCGCGGCCGAGACGATCGCGATCCGCGGTGGCTTCGCCGAGGTCAATGCCGCCGGCCTGACCGTGCTCGCCGAAAGCGCGGGATAA
- a CDS encoding primosomal protein N' — MSRARILILNAALGPLDYRVPAGMTVEPGSIVVAPLGPRQLLGVAWEAERMPSDAEVGDNRLRNLLAVADAPPIRAPLRRLVEWTADYYLAAPASVLRMTLASTSALEGARTAIEYRATGVVPPRLTPQREQALERIADRQGLIRELATIADVSDAVIRGLVKSGAIEAVEVDIDSAYPVPDPDHHQPILSDDQRAAADVLVAGVRDHAFKPTLLDGVTGSGKTEVYFEAVAQAIRDGRQTIVLLPEIALTEPFLKRFHDRFGVEPVAWHSGLRSTQRRRAWRAIASGEALVTVGARSALFLPYANLGLIVVDEAHETSFKQEDGVHYHARDVAVMRGLFEECPVILASATPAIETRQQVATGRYAELKLPGRFGVAEMPTIEPIDLIQEPPERGRWLAPRLVKALEANLEKREQSLLFLNRRGYAPLTLCRTCGHRFQCPNCTAWMVEHRLTRRLACHHCGHIEPTPRVCPECQGEDTLVACGPGVERIADEVTALFPTAKTAVVTSDTIWSPAKAAEFVGRMEAGDIDIVVGTQLVTKGYHFPNLTLVGVVDADLGLDGGDLRAAERTFQQIRQVSGRAGRGAKPGHVFIQTHSPKAQVMQALITGDADAFYEAETEARRDAGAPPFGRYAAIIVSSEDQGCANDVARLVGRSAPEVDGMHVYGPAPAPLAMLRGRHRYRLLVHAKRALDVQDVIRDWLGKLDWPSKARVTVDVDPYSFL, encoded by the coding sequence ATGTCCCGCGCCCGCATCCTGATCCTCAACGCCGCCCTCGGGCCCCTCGACTACCGCGTGCCGGCCGGCATGACGGTCGAGCCCGGCTCGATCGTCGTCGCGCCGCTGGGCCCCCGCCAGCTGCTCGGCGTCGCGTGGGAGGCCGAGCGGATGCCGTCCGACGCCGAGGTCGGCGACAATCGCCTGCGCAACCTGCTCGCGGTCGCCGACGCGCCGCCGATCCGCGCGCCCTTGCGCCGGCTGGTCGAATGGACCGCGGACTATTATCTCGCCGCGCCCGCCAGCGTGCTGCGGATGACGCTCGCCTCGACCTCCGCGCTCGAAGGCGCGCGGACCGCGATCGAATATCGCGCGACCGGGGTCGTGCCGCCGCGCCTCACCCCGCAGCGCGAGCAGGCGCTGGAGCGGATCGCCGACCGCCAGGGGCTGATCCGCGAGCTGGCAACGATCGCCGACGTCAGCGACGCGGTGATCCGCGGGCTGGTCAAGTCGGGCGCGATCGAGGCGGTCGAGGTCGATATCGACAGCGCCTATCCGGTGCCCGACCCCGATCATCACCAGCCGATCCTGTCGGACGACCAGCGCGCCGCCGCCGACGTGCTCGTCGCTGGCGTCCGCGACCATGCGTTCAAACCGACCCTGCTCGACGGCGTCACCGGCTCGGGCAAGACCGAGGTCTATTTCGAGGCGGTGGCGCAGGCGATCCGCGACGGGCGCCAGACGATCGTGCTGCTCCCCGAGATCGCGCTGACCGAGCCGTTCCTGAAACGCTTCCACGACCGCTTCGGCGTCGAGCCGGTCGCGTGGCATTCGGGCCTGCGCTCGACCCAGCGCCGCCGCGCATGGCGCGCGATCGCGAGCGGCGAGGCGCTGGTGACGGTCGGCGCGCGCTCGGCGCTGTTCCTTCCTTACGCCAATCTCGGCCTGATCGTCGTCGACGAGGCGCACGAGACCAGCTTCAAGCAGGAGGACGGCGTCCATTATCATGCGCGCGACGTCGCGGTGATGCGCGGGCTGTTCGAGGAATGCCCGGTGATCCTCGCGTCGGCGACCCCCGCGATCGAGACGCGGCAGCAGGTCGCGACCGGCCGCTATGCCGAACTCAAGCTCCCCGGCCGGTTCGGCGTCGCCGAGATGCCGACGATCGAGCCGATCGACCTGATCCAGGAACCGCCCGAGCGCGGCCGCTGGCTGGCACCCCGGCTGGTCAAGGCGCTCGAGGCCAATCTGGAGAAGCGCGAACAGTCGCTGCTGTTCCTCAACCGCCGCGGCTATGCGCCGCTGACGCTATGCCGCACCTGCGGCCACCGGTTCCAGTGCCCCAATTGCACCGCTTGGATGGTCGAGCACCGGCTGACGCGGCGGCTCGCCTGCCATCATTGCGGGCATATCGAGCCGACCCCGCGCGTCTGCCCCGAATGCCAGGGCGAGGACACGCTGGTGGCGTGCGGCCCGGGCGTCGAGCGCATCGCCGACGAGGTCACCGCGCTGTTCCCGACCGCCAAGACCGCGGTCGTCACCTCCGACACGATCTGGTCGCCCGCCAAGGCCGCCGAGTTCGTCGGGCGGATGGAGGCCGGCGACATCGACATCGTCGTCGGCACGCAGCTTGTCACCAAGGGCTACCACTTCCCCAACCTGACTCTGGTCGGTGTCGTCGACGCCGATCTCGGCCTCGACGGCGGCGATCTGCGCGCGGCGGAGCGCACCTTCCAGCAGATCCGACAGGTGTCGGGGCGCGCCGGGCGCGGCGCCAAGCCCGGCCACGTCTTCATCCAGACGCACAGCCCCAAGGCGCAGGTGATGCAGGCGCTGATCACCGGCGATGCCGACGCCTTCTACGAAGCCGAAACCGAGGCGCGGCGGGATGCCGGCGCGCCGCCCTTCGGTCGCTACGCCGCGATCATCGTGTCGTCGGAGGACCAGGGTTGTGCGAATGACGTCGCGCGGCTGGTCGGCCGCAGCGCGCCCGAGGTCGACGGCATGCACGTCTATGGCCCCGCACCCGCACCACTGGCGATGCTGCGCGGGCGGCATCGCTACCGGCTGCTGGTGCATGCGAAGCGTGCGCTCGACGTGCAGGACGTGATCCGGGACTGGCTGGGGAAGCTCGACTGGCCGTCGAAGGCGCGGGTGACGGTGGACGTCGACCCGTATAGTTTTTTGTAG
- a CDS encoding diguanylate cyclase domain-containing protein, translating to MVPIDPSEPARLDEARRLATLNALALLDSEPEREFDALVALAAQMLHAPTALLTLIDRDRQWIKAAEGFAPREIPRGMAFCDHTIRGTQPMVIPDARDDIRFVDNPLVAGETGVRFYAGAPIHAIGSEGERHAIGAICVIDDAPRSLDADGRRALMHLATLAEVMIAARTAAQKALTIATTADRQAAALSRQDRIFRQAERMAAIGSWRMSLDDDVVEWSDGVYRIHGLPVGRMPSMDDALAFYPPHAREHVADAIATAVEHGDPFELEVDFLTAQAELRRVRLLGERETIDGAPAALVGVFQDVTERHALETRLRLLADTDSLTGLANRAAFERALDAAMTRAGAEHTPLLLALVDLDGFKAINDTLGHTAGDDVLRGVGRSLGAPWLNGSVAARLGGDEFAVIVEDAYLTADPAWLRARLEESLCVPVEAGGLSLVSAGTVGIATFDRDCHSIRDFVHRADTSLYAAKRERVGERRRTVGQDAA from the coding sequence ATGGTCCCTATCGATCCCAGCGAACCCGCGCGTCTCGACGAGGCGCGGCGCCTCGCCACGCTCAACGCGCTGGCCCTGCTCGACTCCGAACCCGAGCGCGAGTTCGATGCGCTGGTGGCGCTCGCCGCACAGATGCTGCACGCGCCCACCGCGTTGCTGACGCTGATCGACCGCGACCGCCAATGGATCAAGGCGGCCGAGGGGTTCGCGCCGCGCGAGATACCGCGGGGCATGGCGTTCTGCGATCACACGATCCGCGGCACGCAGCCGATGGTCATCCCCGACGCCCGCGACGATATCCGGTTCGTCGACAACCCGCTGGTCGCCGGCGAGACCGGCGTGCGCTTCTACGCCGGCGCACCGATCCACGCGATCGGCAGCGAAGGCGAACGCCACGCGATCGGCGCGATCTGCGTGATCGACGATGCGCCGCGCTCGCTCGACGCCGACGGACGCCGCGCGCTGATGCACCTGGCGACTCTCGCCGAAGTGATGATCGCCGCGCGGACCGCGGCGCAGAAGGCGCTGACCATTGCTACCACCGCCGATCGCCAGGCCGCCGCGCTGTCGCGCCAGGACCGGATCTTCCGCCAGGCGGAGCGGATGGCGGCGATCGGATCGTGGCGGATGTCGCTGGACGACGATGTCGTCGAATGGTCCGACGGCGTCTACCGGATTCACGGGCTGCCGGTCGGGCGGATGCCGTCGATGGACGACGCGCTGGCCTTCTATCCACCGCATGCCCGCGAGCACGTCGCCGACGCGATCGCGACCGCGGTCGAACACGGCGACCCGTTCGAACTCGAGGTCGATTTCCTGACCGCGCAGGCCGAACTGCGCCGCGTCCGCCTGCTCGGCGAGCGCGAGACGATCGACGGGGCCCCGGCGGCCCTGGTCGGCGTGTTCCAGGACGTCACCGAACGCCATGCGCTCGAAACCCGGCTGCGGCTGCTGGCGGATACCGATTCGCTGACCGGTCTCGCCAACCGCGCGGCGTTCGAACGCGCGCTCGATGCGGCGATGACGCGCGCCGGTGCGGAACACACGCCGCTGCTGCTCGCGCTGGTCGACCTGGACGGGTTCAAGGCGATCAACGACACGCTCGGCCATACCGCCGGCGACGACGTGCTGCGCGGGGTCGGCCGCAGCCTGGGCGCGCCGTGGCTGAACGGCAGCGTCGCCGCGCGGCTGGGCGGCGACGAGTTCGCGGTGATCGTCGAGGACGCGTATCTGACCGCGGACCCGGCCTGGCTGCGTGCGCGGCTCGAGGAGTCGCTCTGCGTGCCGGTCGAGGCCGGCGGGCTCTCTCTGGTCAGCGCGGGCACCGTCGGGATCGCGACGTTCGATCGCGACTGCCACAGCATCCGCGACTTCGTCCACCGCGCCGATACGAGCCTCTATGCGGCCAAGCGCGAGCGGGTGGGCGAACGGCGGCGCACCGTGGGACAGGACGCGGCGTAG
- a CDS encoding tyrosine recombinase XerC, which translates to MLWAEHLTRDRRRSVHTVRAYRASAERLVAFLGAHWGERIERATLARATAADLRAYLAHRRGEGLGNASAARELSAVRGFLAWANADADAPRLRGPRVKAGVPRPVSPADAVALAEEVADDAAEPWIGARDWAVLLLLYGAGLRIGEAMALTGAVLPLGETLVVTGKRAKTRVVPLLPQVRRAIEAYVAQVPWPLGRDTMLFRGAKGGPLAAGVVRRSVQAARGRLGLGDRTTPHALRHSFATHLLGRGADLRALQELLGHASLSSTQVYTAVDAAHLMDVYRNAHPRA; encoded by the coding sequence ATGCTGTGGGCCGAGCATCTGACGCGCGATCGCCGCCGGTCGGTCCACACGGTGCGCGCCTACCGCGCCTCGGCGGAGCGGCTGGTCGCGTTCCTCGGCGCGCATTGGGGCGAACGAATCGAGCGGGCGACTCTGGCGCGCGCGACCGCGGCGGATCTGCGCGCCTATCTCGCGCACCGCCGCGGGGAGGGGCTGGGCAACGCGTCGGCGGCGCGCGAACTGTCGGCGGTACGCGGGTTCCTCGCCTGGGCGAATGCCGATGCGGACGCGCCGCGGCTGCGCGGGCCGCGGGTCAAGGCCGGAGTGCCGCGGCCGGTGTCGCCGGCCGACGCGGTCGCGCTCGCCGAGGAGGTGGCGGACGATGCCGCCGAACCCTGGATCGGCGCGCGCGACTGGGCGGTGTTGCTGCTGCTCTACGGCGCGGGCCTGCGGATCGGCGAGGCGATGGCGCTGACCGGCGCGGTGCTGCCGCTCGGCGAGACGCTCGTCGTGACGGGCAAGCGCGCGAAGACGCGGGTGGTGCCGCTGTTGCCGCAGGTGCGCCGCGCGATCGAGGCCTATGTCGCGCAGGTGCCCTGGCCGCTCGGGCGCGACACTATGCTATTTCGCGGCGCGAAGGGCGGGCCGCTGGCGGCGGGCGTGGTCCGGCGGTCGGTGCAGGCGGCGCGGGGGCGGCTGGGGCTCGGCGACCGCACCACGCCGCATGCGCTGCGCCACAGCTTCGCGACGCATCTGCTGGGGCGCGGCGCGGATCTGCGCGCGCTGCAGGAATTGCTGGGGCATGCCAGCCTCAGCTCGACGCAGGTCTATACCGCGGTCGATGCGGCGCATCTGATGGACGTCTATCGAAACGCCCACCCGCGGGCCTGA
- a CDS encoding sterol desaturase family protein, with the protein MLLAILLSATAMTLIVGIRYLIVSGAFAFATRVRHPGLYRGLDTQMRREIVWSVASAAIYGIPAGVIAWGWQNHGWTRVYTDVHAYPLWYLPVSVFAYLFAHDSWFYWTHRWMHRPKPFRVAHAVHHASRPPTAWAAMAFHPIEALTGAVVIPLLVFAIPIHVGALGLVLTVMTVMGVTNHMGWEVFPRFMWSGPLGGWLITASHHQRHHEHYGCNYGLYFRIWDRLCGTDKGLGDFARAHARAARVAGRADGGDRAAGNDADRRGAGRAA; encoded by the coding sequence ATGCTGCTCGCGATCCTCCTGTCCGCCACCGCGATGACGCTGATCGTCGGCATCCGCTATCTGATCGTGTCGGGCGCGTTCGCGTTCGCCACCCGCGTCCGCCATCCCGGGCTCTATCGCGGGCTCGATACGCAGATGCGCCGCGAGATCGTCTGGAGCGTCGCCTCCGCCGCGATCTACGGGATTCCGGCGGGCGTCATCGCCTGGGGATGGCAGAATCATGGCTGGACGCGGGTCTATACCGACGTCCACGCCTATCCGCTCTGGTACCTGCCGGTGTCGGTGTTCGCCTATCTGTTCGCGCACGACAGCTGGTTCTACTGGACGCATCGCTGGATGCACCGGCCGAAACCGTTCCGCGTCGCGCACGCGGTGCATCATGCCAGTCGCCCGCCCACCGCCTGGGCCGCAATGGCGTTCCACCCGATCGAGGCGCTGACCGGCGCTGTGGTAATTCCGCTACTGGTCTTCGCGATTCCGATCCATGTCGGCGCACTGGGTTTGGTGCTGACGGTAATGACGGTTATGGGCGTCACCAATCACATGGGGTGGGAGGTTTTCCCGCGGTTCATGTGGTCGGGTCCATTGGGGGGCTGGCTGATCACCGCCAGTCACCACCAGCGGCATCACGAACATTATGGGTGCAACTATGGCCTTTATTTCCGAATCTGGGATCGGCTGTGCGGCACCGACAAGGGGCTGGGCGACTTCGCCAGGGCGCATGCGCGTGCGGCACGCGTCGCGGGCCGGGCGGATGGCGGCGATCGCGCTGCTGGCAACGACGCTGATCGGCGCGGCGCCGGTCGGGCGGCTTGA
- a CDS encoding DUF2141 domain-containing protein yields MAAIALLATTLIGAAPVGRLDIVVGNLRSAKGLVRICLTADPDNFPACVDDARAVTRTVPAKETMIDVAGLPHGQYAFAVIHDENSNAKLDTFAGIPREGFGFSRNPAATFGPPRFAAARFTLDSDAEKQQVRMRYIF; encoded by the coding sequence ATGGCGGCGATCGCGCTGCTGGCAACGACGCTGATCGGCGCGGCGCCGGTCGGGCGGCTTGATATCGTCGTCGGCAATCTGCGCTCGGCCAAGGGGCTCGTGCGCATCTGTCTGACCGCCGACCCCGACAACTTCCCCGCCTGCGTCGACGATGCGCGCGCCGTCACGCGGACCGTGCCCGCCAAGGAGACGATGATCGACGTCGCCGGGCTGCCGCACGGCCAATATGCGTTCGCGGTGATCCACGACGAGAACAGCAACGCGAAGCTCGACACGTTCGCCGGCATCCCGCGCGAAGGCTTCGGCTTCTCGCGCAATCCGGCCGCGACCTTCGGGCCGCCGCGCTTTGCCGCCGCCCGGTTCACGCTCGATAGTGATGCTGAAAAGCAACAGGTACGGATGCGTTACATTTTCTGA
- a CDS encoding MipA/OmpV family protein: protein MRALTLALSAAVLAAASPALAQNAPNAAPPGAGGDVADNNRITIGIGAATLPDYEGANSNTITPGAVAIGVVGGHDFFTRGTQLYVNLLKTQPGPVLNYELGVIGALRFQRTNKVDNLQVRALGELDTAYEVGGYAGVSKTGVITSEYDTLTARVAYVHDVSSTHDSYVITPQINYTTPLSIRTLVSLGASADYVGKGYGRTYFGVSPIGTRLSGLRTYDINDSGFKNVNVSFFVLQSLSGDIRRGLGVGAGVLYGKMLGKYKNSPLVRDVGDSDQIAAAAGLTYTF from the coding sequence TTGCGCGCACTCACCCTTGCTCTATCCGCCGCCGTCCTGGCAGCGGCGTCGCCCGCCCTCGCGCAGAACGCGCCGAACGCCGCCCCCCCGGGGGCCGGCGGCGACGTCGCCGACAACAACCGCATCACGATCGGTATCGGCGCCGCGACGCTGCCGGATTACGAAGGCGCGAACAGCAACACGATCACGCCCGGCGCGGTCGCGATCGGCGTCGTCGGCGGCCACGACTTCTTCACCCGCGGCACGCAGCTCTACGTCAACCTGCTGAAGACGCAGCCGGGCCCGGTCCTGAACTACGAGCTCGGCGTGATCGGCGCGCTTCGCTTCCAGCGCACCAACAAGGTCGACAACCTCCAGGTCCGCGCGCTCGGCGAACTCGACACCGCCTATGAGGTCGGCGGCTATGCCGGCGTCTCGAAGACCGGCGTCATCACCAGCGAATACGACACGCTGACCGCGCGCGTTGCCTATGTCCACGACGTGTCGAGCACGCACGACAGCTACGTCATCACGCCGCAGATCAATTACACCACGCCGCTGTCGATCCGCACCTTGGTGTCGCTCGGCGCCTCGGCGGATTATGTCGGAAAGGGCTATGGCCGGACCTATTTCGGCGTGTCGCCGATCGGCACGCGGCTCAGCGGCCTGCGGACGTACGACATCAACGACAGCGGCTTCAAGAACGTCAACGTCTCGTTCTTCGTGCTGCAGAGCCTGTCGGGCGACATCCGCCGCGGCCTCGGCGTCGGTGCGGGCGTGCTTTATGGCAAGATGCTCGGCAAGTACAAGAACAGTCCGCTGGTCCGCGACGTCGGCGACTCGGATCAGATCGCTGCGGCAGCCGGGCTGACCTATACCTTCTGA
- a CDS encoding ferritin-like domain-containing protein has translation MTESEHLIEALDARVERRNDRRNFFKAVVGTAAVGAGAFAFANAAHAQTVTDNDVLNFALNLEYLEANFYYYAVFGTPIPTASTTGVGTPVLPTSLSLNAGARAVAFSDPLVAQYAREIAADELAHVNFLRSALTSAAVAQPAIDVGITPNGAFSSAARAAGLIGATTAAAPTFFDPYASDENFLLGAFIFEDVGVTAYKGAAPLITNKTYLEAAAGILAVEAYHASIVRTVLYRKGIGTPAFGTTPAIAAQPALLTSADRISDARDSLDGTSDLDQGISPVTTGTGVQSNIVPLDATGLAYSRSAAQVLNIVYLNKAAVTMGGFFPAGVNGTIKTSANNA, from the coding sequence ATGACTGAGAGCGAGCACCTTATCGAAGCACTCGACGCGCGCGTCGAGCGGCGCAACGACCGTCGCAACTTCTTCAAGGCCGTCGTGGGCACCGCTGCCGTCGGCGCGGGGGCGTTTGCCTTCGCAAATGCAGCACACGCGCAGACGGTGACTGACAACGACGTCCTGAACTTCGCGCTGAACCTCGAATATCTCGAGGCCAACTTCTATTATTACGCCGTGTTCGGCACGCCGATCCCCACGGCGTCGACCACCGGCGTCGGAACGCCCGTGCTGCCGACGTCGCTGTCGCTCAACGCCGGTGCCCGCGCCGTCGCCTTCAGCGATCCGCTGGTCGCGCAATATGCCCGCGAAATCGCCGCCGACGAACTGGCGCACGTCAACTTCCTCCGCTCGGCGCTGACCAGTGCTGCGGTCGCACAGCCTGCGATCGACGTCGGCATCACGCCGAACGGCGCGTTCAGCTCCGCCGCCCGCGCTGCCGGCCTGATCGGCGCCACCACCGCCGCCGCACCGACCTTCTTCGATCCGTACGCCTCGGACGAGAACTTCCTGCTCGGCGCGTTCATCTTCGAGGACGTCGGCGTCACCGCGTACAAGGGCGCCGCGCCGCTGATCACCAACAAGACCTATCTCGAGGCCGCCGCAGGCATCCTCGCGGTCGAGGCCTATCACGCGAGCATCGTCCGCACCGTGCTGTACCGCAAGGGCATCGGCACGCCGGCGTTCGGCACCACGCCTGCGATCGCGGCGCAGCCGGCACTGCTCACCAGCGCCGACAGGATCTCCGACGCACGCGATTCGCTCGACGGCACCTCCGATCTCGATCAGGGCATCTCGCCGGTCACGACCGGCACCGGGGTTCAGTCGAACATCGTCCCGCTCGATGCGACGGGTCTCGCCTACAGCCGCAGCGCGGCGCAGGTGCTCAACATCGTCTACCTGAACAAGGCAGCGGTCACGATGGGCGGGTTCTTCCCCGCTGGCGTCAACGGCACCATCAAGACCAGCGCGAACAACGCCTGA
- a CDS encoding ferritin-like domain-containing protein has protein sequence MIQNNLMLEILERSDDRRNARRRFMKFAGGGIAATAGLSLLSACGDDDGKNEPIPAPTPTPTPTAQTDVDVLNFALNLEYLEATFYSYAAFGAPLSTAVTNGVGTPGTVTGGRAVNFTDPVVQQYAREIAADEVAHVNFLRNALGSAAVALPALNIDGGANGAFTAAARAAGLVPATGTFDAYASDENFLLAAFIFEDVGVTAYKGGAALLTSKTYLEAAAGLLAAEAYHAGLIRTVLYAKGVQTPSLRTSADAISNARDSLDGATDLDQGITGTGTGLTGTSNIVPTDANGIAFSRTVAQVHNIAYLTNTARIGGGFFPNGTNNRTDALRSSGAN, from the coding sequence ATGATCCAGAACAATCTGATGCTCGAGATCCTCGAGCGCTCCGACGATCGCCGCAACGCGCGTCGCCGGTTCATGAAGTTCGCCGGCGGCGGCATCGCGGCCACCGCGGGCCTGTCGCTGCTCTCCGCCTGCGGCGACGACGATGGCAAGAACGAGCCGATCCCGGCCCCGACGCCGACCCCGACCCCGACCGCGCAGACCGATGTCGACGTGCTGAACTTCGCGCTCAACCTCGAATATCTCGAGGCGACGTTCTACTCCTACGCTGCGTTCGGCGCGCCGCTCTCGACCGCCGTCACCAACGGCGTCGGCACGCCCGGCACCGTGACCGGTGGCCGTGCGGTCAACTTCACCGACCCCGTCGTGCAGCAATATGCCCGCGAGATCGCCGCCGACGAAGTCGCGCACGTCAACTTCCTGCGCAACGCGTTGGGCAGCGCCGCGGTGGCGCTTCCCGCACTCAACATCGACGGCGGCGCCAACGGCGCGTTCACCGCGGCGGCCCGCGCGGCCGGCCTGGTGCCCGCGACCGGCACCTTCGATGCCTATGCCAGCGACGAGAACTTCCTGCTCGCCGCCTTCATCTTCGAGGACGTCGGCGTCACCGCCTACAAGGGCGGCGCCGCGCTGCTGACCAGCAAGACCTATCTCGAGGCGGCAGCGGGGCTTCTCGCCGCCGAGGCCTATCACGCCGGCCTCATCCGCACCGTGCTCTATGCGAAGGGCGTCCAGACGCCGTCGCTGCGCACCTCGGCGGATGCGATCTCGAACGCGCGCGACTCGCTCGATGGCGCAACCGACCTCGACCAGGGCATCACCGGCACCGGCACCGGCCTGACCGGCACGTCGAACATCGTACCGACCGACGCCAACGGCATCGCGTTCAGCCGGACGGTCGCTCAGGTGCACAACATCGCCTACCTGACCAACACCGCCCGCATCGGCGGCGGGTTCTTCCCGAACGGGACGAACAACCGCACCGACGCCCTGCGGAGCAGCGGCGCGAACTGA